The following are encoded together in the Pieris napi chromosome 17, ilPieNapi1.2, whole genome shotgun sequence genome:
- the LOC125057980 gene encoding 28S ribosomal protein S24, mitochondrial: MNFSVIKLAQNASIITKNAPILASQFHTSTALCRVVSGKYRITKKRDKPLTYEMANPPHYIAHRKTWNSWNTSNLKDGIRRSETALEDEFIRRFMNGTWHGLVCSEIIIKRQFNHIRVAAIIRRAVSPTKMYFLLGYSEELMANWLQCPVTLELQTVDSFKDVVFKYI; encoded by the exons atgaatttctCAGTTATTAAATTAGCTCAG AATGCCTCTATTATAACCAAAAATGCTCCTATATTGGCTTCCCAATTTCATACCTCAACAGCATTATGCAGAGTTGTCTCCGGAAAATACAGAATCACAAAAAAGAGGGACAAACCCCTTACTTACGAAATGGCTAATCCACCACATTATATTGCTCACAGAAAAACTTGGAATTCATGGAATACCT CTAACTTAAAAGATGGAATCCGTAGATCAGAAACAGCACTGGAAGATGAATTCATAAGAAGATTTATGAATGGAACCTGGCATGGACTTGTTTGTAGTGAA ATAATCATAAAACGGCAATTTAATCATATCCGTGTAGCTGCCATCATTCGAAGAGCTGTCTCACCAACTAAGATGTATTTCTTACTAGGCTATTCAGAAGAGCTCATGGCAAACTGGTTACAATGCCCTGTTACCCTAGAACTCCAGACAGTTGACAGTTTTAAGGatgttgtatttaaatatatataa